In Leptolyngbya sp. O-77, the genomic window CTATCAGCCGGAGCGGATGACCGTGGTAATTGTGGGCAATCTGGACGCAGCCTATGCGATTGATCTGGCGCGTCAGGCGTTTTCAAACTTTGCCCCAGCGGTCGATTTTCCAAAGATTCCCGTTAGTGCAGAACCGCCGCTGGCGGGCATTCGGCGGCAGCAACTGCGGCTGCCTCGCCTGGAAACGGCGCGGCTGATGATGGCGTGGGTGGGGCCGGGTGTCGATCAGCTCCAGAGCGCTTATGGGTTGGATGTGCTGTCGGTGCTGCTGGCGGGTGGGCGTACGTCGCGCCTGGTGCGAGAGCTGCGAGAAGAGCGGCAGTTGGTTCACGATATTGGCAGCAGCTTTTCGCTCCAGCGAGATTCCAGTCTGTTTACCATCACCGCCTGGCTTGAGCCGGAGTATCTGGATGTGGTGGAAGCGATTGTGGGCGATCGCCTCTCAGCTCTCAGCGCCGCCCCCATTGCCGAGGCAGAGCTAAACCGGGTCAAGCGCCTGCTGTGCAACGATTACGCTTTTTCCACCGAAACCTCCAGCCAGCTTGCCGGCCTCTACGGCTACTACAACACCATCGCCCAGGCAGAGCTAGCCGTCACCTATCCCAACCGCATCCAGTCCCTTCAGACCGAAGACCTACATCGTCTCGCCAGCCAGTACCTTTCGCCCTGTCATTATGCGGTAACGACGCTGCGACCGATGGAGGAGTGATGGAGTGACGGGGTGATGGGGTGATGGGGCGACGGGGCGGAAAAAACGAAAAACGAAAAACGGAACCTCTTCGTTCTTCGTTCTTCGTTCTTCTCTCTTCCCTCTTCCCTCTTCCCTCACCCCAACACCCCAATACCCCCACACCCCCACACCTCATCCCCTCATCCTCTCTTTCCCTCACAAATGCCCAACTCCACCCTCCAACCCGCTGCGCTCCCCCTCCACCGGACGGTTCTCAGTAACGGTCTGGTCGTGCTGACGACGGAGAATTCAGCGGCTGATATTGTGGCGGCGCGGCTGTTTGTGCGGGTGGGCAGCCGCTACGAAGTGCCAGAGCAGTCGGGCATTTCGCACCTGCTGACTTCGGTTCTGACGAAGGGCACCACGCACAAGTCTTCGATGCAGATTGCGGAACAAATCGAGTCGGTGGGTGCAAGCCTGGGCACGGATTCGTCGCCCGATTACTGTCTGCTGAGTTTGAAAACGGTGTCGCGGGATTTTGCCGATATGCTGATGCTGGCGGCAGAATTGCTGCGATCGCCCTCATTCCCAGAATCAGAAGTCGAGCTAGAGCAGCGGCTAACCCTCCAGGGCATCCGCTCGATGCAGGAACAGCCCTTTGCGGTGGCGCAAAAGCAACTCCGGCAGGCGATGTATGGCGACCATCCCTATGCCCTGCCGGGGCTGGGCACCGAGGAAACCGTGTCACAACTCACCCGCGCCGACCTGCTGCACTTTCACCAGACTCACTTTCGCCCCGATAATCTCGTGATCAGCATTACGGGACGGATCACCCCCGACGAGGCGATCGCCCTTGTTTCGGAAGCCTTTGGCGACTGGCAGCCCCCGACGGATGACACTGGCGCACCTCTGCCGCTGCTGTATCCACCCACGCCGCCCGTTCTGTCGAACCCACACCGCGTGGCGACGACCCAGGACACCCAGCAGGCGATCGTCATGCTGGGCTATCTGGCTCCAGCGGTTCATGCAGAAGACTATATGGCGCTGAAGCTGATCAGCACGTATCTGGGCAACGGACTGTCGAGCCGCTTGTTTGTGGAACTGCGCGAAAAGCAGGGTCTTGCTTACGAAGTGTCGGCCTACTACCCCACCCGGCTCGATACGTCCCAGTTCATCGCCTACATGGGCACGGCTCCGGGCAACGTGGCGATCGCCCTCGAAGGTCTGCACCGCGAAGTCCACCGCCTCGCCGCCGAGCCGCTGAGCGAAGACGAGCTGCAATCTGCCAAAAACAAGCTGCTGGGGCAATACGCCCTGGGCAAACAGACCAACGCCCAAATCGCCCAGATCTACGGCTGGTATGAAACGCTGGGGCTAGGCATCGACTTCGATACGCAATTTCAAGGGGCGATCGCCCAAATCACGCCAGACCAAGCCCAGGCTGCTGCCCAGCGCTACTTTACCGAGCCGTATGTGTCGCTGGTGGGCCCGGCGAGTGCAGTAGGGTAAGGGAGGAGGGAAGAGGGAAGAACGTCGATTTTCGTTCTTCGTTTTTCGTTCTTCGCTTTTCCTCTTTCCTTCTTTCCTCCATCTCTCACGCTCACTCAACCCCCCTTAGTCTTCCTCACGCCGCCACCCGCCAGTCTCGCCCAAAGCGCACACAGGTCAGCGCCAGCGCGATTTGCTGAGCCGCCAAATACAGGCGCAACAATTCGTCTTCTTGCAGCGAGAAGGGCTTGCCCCAGCGGAGCGACAGCACGGCGATGCTGGCGTTTTGGAACAGCACGGGCATCACCAGATGCGCCAACACGCCTTCCTCAGCGCTTTCGTTGACTTTGACCTGGGGCTTTTGGGTGGCGATCGCCTCTTGCACCACCGGGTCATCGCCGAGTGCAGGCAGCGCAGTGCCGTAGCTGCCTTGCAGTGTGGCGGGTTTGCCTGCTTCCACCAAGTGCAGCGTGCAGCCGTCGGCCTCATAGGTTTCGCCAAAGGTCTTGGCGATCGCCTCCAGCGCTTGCTCCAGTCCGGTTGCCTCCTGAGTCACCTTCACCAGCGTTCCCAGCAGAATGGTTTGCACCTGGGCGCGTCGCAGTTCCTCGGTGCGGTGTTTCTGCACGTCGTAAGTTTCCACCGCCCGCTGCACCACGGCTTTTAGCTCATTGGGGTCCCAGGGCTTGGTGATGTACTTATAAACCTGTCCAGAGTTGATCGCGTCCACCAGGTCTTCTACGTCGGTAAACCCGGTCAGGATAATCCGCATCGTGTCGGGAAACTGGGGCACGGTCTTGCTCAGGAATTCAGTCCCTTTCATTTCGGGCATTCGCTGGTCGGAGATAATGACCGCAACTTCCCCCTCGGCCGCCAGCACCTCCAGCGCCATCACGCCGCTCTCGGCTCGCAGCACGTTAAAGTCACGCCGGAACGTACGATAGAGCAAATCCAGATTGTCTGGTTCGTCATCAACCACCAGCATTTTGGGCTTTTTAGGTCGCTCCAGGCTGGCCAACTGGCGATGTATATGTTCTAGTTCCGGCAGTGCAATGTCCATAACCATCCTTGGCTGCTTTTTGACTGGCTGTGTTCTTTGATAGTGGATTGAAACATGCTGTAGCTGTGCTTTTAGTTTGGGCACATTTGTCGCAGTTATAACGCTACAGAAAAGTAAAATTCAAAACTAGCGCGGGGGAGTGCCAAAAACCAAGAAAAATCGAGCGCTGTATAGTGGAAGATGCGCTCTGGTTAATTGACTCGTCGATGAACTGGCTCCTTATCACATCCTGTTCACTGTCATGGTGTCGCTTCCTCGCATTATTCTCCGAGACAACAAAGCCGATGCTGTGCGGCGGTTCCACCCCTGGATTTTTTCAGGGGCGATTAAGCGGATCGAATCAGACGCGCAGGAGGGCGACTGGGTTGAGGTGTACAGCGATCGCGGCGAATTTTTGGCGGCGGGCTTCTTCGGCGCGGGCAGCATTGCGGTCAAGGTCGTTTCGTTTCGGCCGGTCGAGTCGCTCGACGCGCTGTTTCTGGAACGGTTTCAGCAGGCCTATGCGCTGCGAAAACAGTTGGGACTGGCGATCAGTGATCAGACCAACTGCTACCGCCTGATTAATTCTGAAGGCGACGGGCTGCCGGGGCTGATTGTGGACTGGTATAACGGCGTGGCGGTGGTGCTGACCTATTCTCTGGGCATGGCACAGCAGCGCGATCGCATTGTGGAATGCCTGAAGACGCTCTACGGCTCCGACCTGCGGGCAGTGTATGACAAAAGCGCGGCTGTGCTGCACGGGGGCAAGTCTCAGCCCACCAATCAATACCTGTTTGGCGAAGCAAATCTGGGCGAAAAGCGGCTAGGCGAGGTGCTGGAAAACGGGCATCGCTTTGCGGTGGACTGGGAAGAAGGTCAGAAAACGGGGTTTTTTCTGGATCAGCGTGACAATCGCCAACTCGTGGCGCAGCACGTCGCCGGAAAGAAAGTGCTGAATACGTTTTGCTATTCTGGCGGCTTTTCAGTCTATGCCCTGCAAGCAGGTGCGGCGGTGGTGCATTCGGTGGATAGTTCCGCAAAGGCGATCGCCTGGACAGAGCAAAATGTCTCGTTGAACCCGGCAACCCCAGGCACTCACCAGTCTTACGCTGCCGACGTGTTCAACTTTTTGAAAGACTGCGACGATGACTACGACGTAATCATCCTCGACCCGCCCGCCTTTGCCAAGTCTCTCTCCGCCCGTCATCAGGCGACCCTCGCCTACCGCCGCCTCAACTATCTCGCCCTGCTCAAGATTCGTCCCGGCGGTCTGATTTTTACCTTTTCTTGCTCCCAGGTCGTCTCACTCGACAATTTCAAAGGAGCCGTCACTGCCGGGGCAATCGACGCGGGCCGCCCCGTGCGACTGCTCGGCCACCTCAGCCAACCCGCTGACCACCCCACCAGCCTCTACCACCCGGAAGGGCAATATTTGAAAGGGCTAGTTTTGGAAGCGGGATAGAGGCGCGGCTTGCCACCGGGCAGGATTCACATTCCAAACGCAGGGCAGCCGAAAGGATGGTGTTGCCAAATGGGCGATCGCCCGCCTGGTTTCTTGTCCTTCAACCTCACACACTAGACAGGATGCCACGTTGGGGTAGCGATTTCCTCACGCCATACCGACCTGTTGTCGCACCCATGCGCGAAATTGTCTGACCATTTCGATTTCTCCGAGCGTAGATGCCCGTTGCAAAAAGTTGGGAATATCTTTTACAGGAATTGGCGCAAATGCTGGACTGAGGTCGGTTTCTTCGTAGGCGCTGGCTGTCAATGCGTAGACGAAGAGCGATCGCCCGTCATAGCGCCACACCTCCGGCACACCCAACGCTGCATAAATGGGCAGCTTGTTGAGTGCTGCGCTGGAATACTTAATCTCCACCACCAAATCGGGCGGCGGATCGTCGGGCAGTTGAATTTGGGCATTTTGCCAAATCAGCGGCTCGTTTTGAAGATAGTAGGCGCTGTCTGGCTCCACGCCCCGCTGCAAATCTTCGCGCTTGCATGTCAGAGAACCGACGCTGCGGAAGTTCAGCACTAGCTCCTCTGCCAGGACAGCGATGAGTCGGTCAATGCTACATTTGCTGCTTTCATGGGGCAACAGGGGAGACATCAGTTCCAGCGTTCCTTGGTCATAGGTGAGGCGCACCGCCCGCCGCTCACCCAGCTCTTGCAGCATTTGCTCATACAAACGCCAACTCACGCCTTGCAAGACGACCCGTTCTTCACTCTGGACAGGCGCAGCCG contains:
- a CDS encoding M16 family metallopeptidase yields the protein MTTLLSTQIAQFPAQRYTLENGLTIIHQQVPTPVVTVDVWVQAGAIAEPEPWAGVAHFLEHMIFKGTEQLPPGYFDYVIENYGGVTNAATSHDYAHFFINTTVESLPETLPCLAELLLRAAIPDDEFERERDVVLEELRQSEDDPDWLGFQALSETVYQSHPYGRSVLGDVERLMALRPEEMRSFHRAHYQPERMTVVIVGNLDAAYAIDLARQAFSNFAPAVDFPKIPVSAEPPLAGIRRQQLRLPRLETARLMMAWVGPGVDQLQSAYGLDVLSVLLAGGRTSRLVRELREERQLVHDIGSSFSLQRDSSLFTITAWLEPEYLDVVEAIVGDRLSALSAAPIAEAELNRVKRLLCNDYAFSTETSSQLAGLYGYYNTIAQAELAVTYPNRIQSLQTEDLHRLASQYLSPCHYAVTTLRPMEE
- a CDS encoding M16 family metallopeptidase, whose product is MPNSTLQPAALPLHRTVLSNGLVVLTTENSAADIVAARLFVRVGSRYEVPEQSGISHLLTSVLTKGTTHKSSMQIAEQIESVGASLGTDSSPDYCLLSLKTVSRDFADMLMLAAELLRSPSFPESEVELEQRLTLQGIRSMQEQPFAVAQKQLRQAMYGDHPYALPGLGTEETVSQLTRADLLHFHQTHFRPDNLVISITGRITPDEAIALVSEAFGDWQPPTDDTGAPLPLLYPPTPPVLSNPHRVATTQDTQQAIVMLGYLAPAVHAEDYMALKLISTYLGNGLSSRLFVELREKQGLAYEVSAYYPTRLDTSQFIAYMGTAPGNVAIALEGLHREVHRLAAEPLSEDELQSAKNKLLGQYALGKQTNAQIAQIYGWYETLGLGIDFDTQFQGAIAQITPDQAQAAAQRYFTEPYVSLVGPASAVG
- a CDS encoding response regulator, encoding MVMDIALPELEHIHRQLASLERPKKPKMLVVDDEPDNLDLLYRTFRRDFNVLRAESGVMALEVLAAEGEVAVIISDQRMPEMKGTEFLSKTVPQFPDTMRIILTGFTDVEDLVDAINSGQVYKYITKPWDPNELKAVVQRAVETYDVQKHRTEELRRAQVQTILLGTLVKVTQEATGLEQALEAIAKTFGETYEADGCTLHLVEAGKPATLQGSYGTALPALGDDPVVQEAIATQKPQVKVNESAEEGVLAHLVMPVLFQNASIAVLSLRWGKPFSLQEDELLRLYLAAQQIALALTCVRFGRDWRVAA
- a CDS encoding class I SAM-dependent rRNA methyltransferase, with the protein product MVSLPRIILRDNKADAVRRFHPWIFSGAIKRIESDAQEGDWVEVYSDRGEFLAAGFFGAGSIAVKVVSFRPVESLDALFLERFQQAYALRKQLGLAISDQTNCYRLINSEGDGLPGLIVDWYNGVAVVLTYSLGMAQQRDRIVECLKTLYGSDLRAVYDKSAAVLHGGKSQPTNQYLFGEANLGEKRLGEVLENGHRFAVDWEEGQKTGFFLDQRDNRQLVAQHVAGKKVLNTFCYSGGFSVYALQAGAAVVHSVDSSAKAIAWTEQNVSLNPATPGTHQSYAADVFNFLKDCDDDYDVIILDPPAFAKSLSARHQATLAYRRLNYLALLKIRPGGLIFTFSCSQVVSLDNFKGAVTAGAIDAGRPVRLLGHLSQPADHPTSLYHPEGQYLKGLVLEAG
- a CDS encoding Uma2 family endonuclease, whose protein sequence is MTAAAPVQSEERVVLQGVSWRLYEQMLQELGERRAVRLTYDQGTLELMSPLLPHESSKCSIDRLIAVLAEELVLNFRSVGSLTCKREDLQRGVEPDSAYYLQNEPLIWQNAQIQLPDDPPPDLVVEIKYSSAALNKLPIYAALGVPEVWRYDGRSLFVYALTASAYEETDLSPAFAPIPVKDIPNFLQRASTLGEIEMVRQFRAWVRQQVGMA